A single Atopobiaceae bacterium DNA region contains:
- a CDS encoding alpha-galactosidase gives MKTITLTTDHATYQMGVTDAGRLLHTYFGPRVPDDMGYAIASPDRPFSGNPADGLDPAFSLDVLPLEYPTYGVGDYRRAALDVRTADGTDGCDLRVVSWDQHEGKYALDGLPAVHAAAADASTLEVKLADELIGLEVTLRYGVIPGLDAICRSATVTNVGTEPLVVSRALSASLDLVGGPYDLITFPGRYGMERIPERSAVGHALASVGSIRGASSHQANPFAILAEHGCDEDHGTCWSMSFLYSGNFTCEAQQDQFGMTRWAMGLSDQMFEYPLAPGESLVCPEVAMAFSADGLAHLSHLNHRLVREHVCRGPWALRRRPVLINNWEATGFDFTGEKIYDIAREAADLGIEMVVLDDGWFGARDGDRAGLGDWVVNEGKLGGTLGELSRRIEGLGMGFGLWIEPEMVNEDSDLYRAHPDWALTVPGREPIRGRNQLVLDFSRPEVVDAVFEAICKVVDAAHVSYLKMDCNRSMADVYSHAVVHQSFGKTMYRFVLGTYSFLERLIERYPQMLIEGCCGGGGRFDAGMMYYTPQVWCSDDTDAIERVRIQGGTSYGYPASAVGSHVSAVPNAQIGRSVDLETRGVVAMSGTFGYELDPARLTDAECDVVRRQVVDYKRLWPLIAEGDYYRLGAQDGHGDFAAWGFVSPDAGQALLDVVSLDARCNAPVSYVRCKGLDPAVVYSLELLCGEGGGQAMPTELSGAALMACGVPVPQVPGEYHAWQWVLSARG, from the coding sequence ATGAAGACCATCACCCTCACGACCGACCATGCCACCTACCAGATGGGCGTGACCGATGCCGGCCGTCTGCTCCACACATACTTCGGCCCCAGGGTCCCTGACGACATGGGATATGCGATTGCATCTCCTGACAGGCCCTTCTCGGGGAACCCGGCCGATGGGCTTGACCCAGCCTTCTCCCTTGACGTCCTGCCGCTCGAGTACCCCACCTATGGCGTGGGCGACTACCGGCGCGCCGCCCTCGACGTGCGCACGGCAGACGGGACTGACGGCTGTGACCTGCGCGTGGTCTCGTGGGACCAGCACGAGGGGAAGTACGCGCTCGACGGCCTGCCTGCCGTCCATGCCGCCGCCGCGGATGCCTCGACGCTCGAGGTCAAGCTCGCGGACGAGCTCATCGGCCTCGAGGTCACCCTCCGCTATGGGGTCATTCCTGGCCTTGATGCGATCTGTCGCTCCGCCACGGTGACCAATGTCGGCACCGAGCCGCTCGTGGTCTCGCGTGCGCTCTCGGCCAGCCTCGACCTCGTGGGCGGCCCCTATGACCTCATCACCTTCCCTGGGCGCTACGGCATGGAGCGCATCCCCGAGCGTTCGGCGGTGGGACATGCCTTGGCCTCGGTCGGCAGCATCCGCGGGGCCTCGAGCCACCAGGCCAACCCCTTCGCGATTCTCGCGGAGCATGGGTGCGACGAGGACCACGGCACGTGCTGGTCGATGTCGTTCCTCTACAGCGGCAACTTCACCTGCGAGGCCCAGCAGGACCAGTTCGGCATGACGCGCTGGGCGATGGGCCTGTCCGACCAGATGTTCGAGTACCCGCTCGCCCCCGGCGAGAGCCTCGTCTGCCCCGAGGTCGCCATGGCCTTCTCGGCAGATGGCCTCGCGCACCTCTCGCACCTGAACCACAGGCTGGTCCGCGAGCACGTCTGCCGCGGCCCCTGGGCGCTCCGCCGTCGTCCCGTGCTCATCAACAACTGGGAGGCCACCGGCTTCGACTTCACCGGCGAGAAGATCTACGACATCGCGAGGGAGGCAGCCGACCTTGGCATCGAGATGGTCGTGCTCGACGACGGTTGGTTCGGCGCGCGCGATGGCGACCGTGCCGGTCTGGGCGACTGGGTCGTGAACGAGGGCAAGCTCGGCGGCACGCTCGGGGAACTCTCCCGGCGCATCGAGGGCCTCGGCATGGGCTTCGGCCTCTGGATCGAGCCCGAGATGGTCAACGAGGACAGCGACCTCTACCGGGCACATCCCGACTGGGCCCTCACAGTGCCGGGACGCGAGCCCATCCGCGGCCGCAACCAGCTCGTGCTCGACTTCTCGCGGCCCGAGGTGGTCGACGCGGTGTTCGAGGCCATCTGCAAGGTGGTCGATGCCGCGCACGTGTCGTACCTCAAGATGGACTGCAACCGCAGCATGGCGGACGTGTATTCGCACGCCGTCGTCCACCAGAGCTTCGGAAAGACCATGTACCGCTTCGTGCTCGGCACCTACTCCTTCCTCGAGCGCCTGATCGAGCGCTATCCGCAGATGCTCATCGAGGGCTGCTGCGGCGGAGGCGGGCGCTTCGACGCCGGGATGATGTACTACACGCCGCAGGTCTGGTGCTCGGACGACACGGATGCCATCGAGCGCGTGCGCATCCAGGGCGGCACCTCCTATGGCTATCCTGCTTCGGCCGTGGGCTCGCACGTCTCGGCGGTGCCCAACGCGCAGATAGGGCGCAGCGTCGACCTCGAGACGCGCGGCGTCGTGGCGATGTCGGGGACGTTCGGCTACGAGCTCGACCCGGCTCGGCTCACGGATGCCGAGTGCGACGTCGTGAGGCGACAGGTCGTCGACTACAAGCGGCTCTGGCCCCTCATCGCGGAAGGCGACTACTACCGGCTCGGCGCTCAGGACGGGCATGGTGACTTCGCTGCCTGGGGGTTCGTCTCACCTGATGCAGGGCAGGCCCTGCTTGACGTCGTCTCGCTCGATGCCCGCTGCAACGCCCCGGTCTCATACGTGCGCTGCAAGGGGCTCGACCCTGCGGTCGTATACTCGCTGGAACTCCTGTGTGGGGAAGGTGGAGGCCAGGCCATGCCGACCGAGCTTTCGGGTGCCGCTCTCATGGCGTGTGGGGTGCCTGTGCCCCAGGTCCCCGGCGAGTACCACGCGTGGCAGTGGGTCCTCTCGGCACGCGGCTAG
- a CDS encoding Crp/Fnr family transcriptional regulator has product MGPDLGLVGQSRLFDGIDPDELASLLDCLSATTHRYAKGRFVLRAGDVTTQVGEILSGRVHVVKEDFWGNRTILSEVEAGGLFGETYAAMPSEPLEVSVIAAEKSEVLFLDVRRILTTCSSACAFHTRLIRNLLDVSARKNLMLTRKLECMAQRTTREKLLSYLSAESQRQGSSSFEIPFNRQQLADYLCVDRSAMSSELGRLRDEGALRFERSRFTLTGTDLTKRR; this is encoded by the coding sequence ATGGGTCCAGACCTCGGGCTGGTAGGCCAGTCACGGCTCTTCGACGGCATCGACCCCGATGAGCTCGCATCGCTGCTGGACTGCCTCTCGGCGACGACGCACCGCTACGCCAAGGGCCGCTTCGTCCTCCGCGCAGGCGATGTCACCACACAGGTGGGAGAGATCCTCTCGGGACGTGTCCACGTGGTCAAGGAGGACTTCTGGGGAAACCGCACGATCCTGTCGGAGGTCGAGGCCGGCGGCCTCTTCGGCGAGACCTATGCCGCCATGCCATCAGAGCCCCTCGAGGTGAGCGTCATCGCCGCCGAGAAGAGCGAGGTGCTGTTCCTCGATGTCAGACGCATCCTCACGACCTGCTCCTCGGCCTGCGCGTTCCATACGAGGCTCATCCGCAACCTCCTCGACGTCAGCGCCCGGAAGAACCTGATGCTCACGCGCAAGCTCGAATGCATGGCACAGCGTACGACCAGGGAGAAGCTCCTCTCATACCTGTCGGCGGAGTCACAGCGGCAGGGGTCCTCCTCGTTCGAGATCCCCTTCAACCGCCAGCAGCTCGCGGACTACCTCTGCGTGGACCGCAGCGCCATGTCGAGCGAGCTGGGGCGTCTGCGAGACGAGGGGGCCCTACGCTTCGAGAGGAGCAGGTTCACCCTGACGGGGACGGACCTCACGAAGAGACGCTAG
- a CDS encoding 4Fe-4S binding protein, producing MRRKIIQIDEDRCTGCGACAQACHEGAIGMVNGKARLLRDDYCDGLGDCLPTCPADAIHFVERDAAAYDAAAVREAKAAKREVVQPLACGCPGTRSREIRHGREERPTAAVAPTSQLSQWPVQIKLAPPTAPYFDGADLLVAATCSAYAFADFHDHFIRGRVTLVGCPKLDGVDYTEKLATIIKGNDIRSLTVVRMEVPCCGGLEHAATEAVRLSGRDVPCTVVTVSTEGEILG from the coding sequence ATGAGGCGCAAGATCATCCAGATCGACGAGGACAGGTGCACCGGATGTGGGGCGTGCGCGCAGGCGTGTCACGAGGGTGCCATCGGCATGGTGAACGGCAAGGCGAGGCTGCTGCGCGACGACTACTGCGACGGACTGGGCGACTGCCTGCCGACCTGTCCAGCCGATGCCATCCACTTCGTGGAGCGGGACGCCGCGGCCTACGATGCCGCAGCCGTTCGGGAGGCCAAGGCGGCCAAGCGGGAGGTCGTCCAGCCGCTGGCATGCGGCTGTCCGGGGACCAGGTCCCGCGAGATACGGCATGGGAGGGAGGAGCGTCCGACTGCTGCCGTGGCTCCCACCTCCCAACTCTCGCAATGGCCGGTCCAGATCAAGCTGGCCCCTCCCACGGCGCCCTACTTCGACGGGGCTGACCTGCTCGTCGCGGCGACCTGCTCGGCCTACGCCTTCGCCGACTTCCATGACCACTTCATCCGCGGCCGCGTCACGCTCGTGGGCTGCCCCAAGCTCGATGGCGTCGACTACACCGAGAAGCTCGCCACGATCATCAAGGGCAACGACATCAGGAGCCTGACGGTCGTGCGTATGGAGGTCCCCTGCTGCGGTGGCCTGGAACATGCTGCTACCGAGGCGGTCCGTCTGAGCGGCAGGGACGTCCCCTGCACGGTCGTCACGGTCTCGACCGAGGGCGAGATCCTTGGCTGA
- a CDS encoding DUF488 family protein: MYQQDRPAGETRVLVDRLWPRGIRKDDVDQWHKEVAPTDGLRRWFGHESSRFDEFARRYRCELDANEATDGFVLLCARLLEAQDVALLFAARDCEHNNAVVLAGYVQGRLDKHL, from the coding sequence GTGTACCAGCAGGATCGACCCGCCGGAGAGACCCGGGTCCTGGTCGACCGGCTTTGGCCTCGTGGCATCAGGAAGGACGACGTCGACCAGTGGCACAAGGAGGTCGCGCCCACGGACGGGCTGCGCAGGTGGTTCGGCCACGAGAGCTCGAGGTTCGACGAGTTCGCGCGGAGGTATCGATGTGAGCTGGATGCCAACGAGGCCACGGACGGATTCGTGCTCCTCTGCGCTCGTCTGCTCGAGGCCCAGGACGTCGCGCTCCTCTTTGCCGCGCGTGACTGCGAGCACAACAACGCCGTCGTCCTGGCCGGCTATGTCCAGGGACGACTCGACAAGCACCTCTAG
- the hcp gene encoding hydroxylamine reductase translates to METKMFCYQCEQTAGCTGCTGAAGTCGKKAATARLQDELTGALVGLARAAGDGTDATEGTWRTLIEGLFCTITNVSFDDEAIARQIAVTHAERDRLVSQGAPCGGDLDMGELWGADEDVRSLKSLILFGLRGMAAYAYHALMLGYSDDEVCHFFGEGLRAVGDDLSTDGLLSLALKVGEVNLTCMALLDKANTQTYGVPAPATVPLDVEAGPFIVVTGHDLKDLQLLLEQTEGKGVNVYTHGEMLPAHAYPELRKYPHLKGNFGTAWQNQRKEFDSLPAPILFTTNCLMPPAKSYEDRVFTTEVVSFPGAIHIGPEKDFAPVIERALALGGYPEDRTFTGINGGTQVTTGFGHGAILSVADKVVDAVKAGDISHFFLVAGCDGARPGRNYYTELVRQTPADSIVLTLACGKYRFNDLDLGEIDGLPRLMDMGQCNDAYGAIRVAIALAEAFGCGVNDLPLSFVLSWYEQKAVCILLTLLNLGIKDIHLGPTLPAFLSPNVLDILVKRYGISPISTPEADLVQMLG, encoded by the coding sequence ATGGAGACCAAGATGTTCTGCTACCAGTGCGAGCAGACGGCTGGGTGCACGGGATGCACCGGTGCGGCAGGGACCTGCGGGAAGAAGGCAGCGACCGCAAGGCTTCAGGACGAGCTGACCGGGGCGCTGGTCGGCCTCGCCCGTGCTGCCGGGGATGGCACGGACGCGACCGAGGGCACATGGCGCACGCTCATCGAGGGCCTGTTCTGCACCATCACCAACGTCAGCTTCGATGACGAGGCAATCGCCAGGCAGATAGCCGTGACGCACGCCGAGAGGGACCGGCTCGTCTCGCAGGGTGCGCCCTGTGGTGGCGACCTCGACATGGGCGAGCTGTGGGGTGCCGACGAGGACGTCCGCTCGCTCAAGTCACTCATCCTGTTCGGCCTGCGCGGGATGGCGGCCTATGCCTACCATGCCCTCATGCTCGGGTATTCGGACGACGAGGTGTGCCACTTCTTTGGCGAGGGGCTCCGCGCGGTGGGGGATGACCTCTCCACGGACGGGCTCCTCTCGCTCGCCCTCAAGGTGGGCGAGGTCAACCTCACATGTATGGCCCTGCTGGACAAGGCGAACACACAGACCTATGGCGTGCCTGCTCCCGCCACGGTTCCCTTGGACGTCGAGGCGGGGCCGTTCATCGTCGTCACCGGCCACGACCTCAAGGACCTGCAGCTGCTCCTGGAGCAGACCGAGGGGAAGGGCGTCAACGTCTATACCCATGGAGAGATGCTCCCCGCTCATGCCTATCCAGAGCTCCGCAAGTACCCTCACCTCAAGGGCAACTTCGGCACCGCGTGGCAGAACCAGCGCAAGGAGTTCGACTCCCTCCCAGCTCCCATCCTCTTCACGACCAACTGCCTGATGCCCCCCGCCAAGAGCTATGAGGATCGGGTCTTCACCACCGAGGTCGTCTCGTTCCCCGGGGCCATCCACATCGGTCCCGAGAAGGACTTCGCTCCCGTGATTGAGCGCGCGCTCGCACTGGGAGGCTATCCCGAGGACAGGACGTTCACCGGCATCAACGGCGGCACGCAGGTCACGACGGGATTCGGCCATGGGGCCATCCTGTCCGTCGCCGACAAGGTGGTCGATGCCGTGAAGGCGGGCGACATCAGCCACTTCTTCCTCGTCGCCGGTTGCGACGGTGCGAGGCCAGGGCGAAACTACTACACCGAGCTCGTGCGTCAGACGCCTGCGGACTCCATCGTACTCACGCTCGCCTGCGGCAAGTACCGCTTCAACGACCTCGACCTCGGCGAGATAGATGGTCTTCCACGCCTGATGGACATGGGACAGTGCAACGACGCCTACGGCGCCATACGGGTCGCGATCGCGCTGGCCGAGGCCTTCGGCTGCGGCGTGAACGACCTACCGCTCTCGTTCGTTCTGTCGTGGTATGAGCAGAAGGCCGTCTGCATTCTGCTGACGCTGCTCAATCTTGGGATCAAGGACATCCATCTCGGTCCGACACTGCCGGCCTTCCTCTCGCCGAACGTCCTCGACATCCTGGTCAAGAGGTATGGCATCTCGCCCATCAGCACGCCCGAGGCCGACCTGGTGCAGATGCTCGGCTAG
- a CDS encoding aminotransferase class V-fold PLP-dependent enzyme, giving the protein MPHPMDISRREFLAGSAAMGAAAALGLTACSAQGTSEAAATSAATQSGQSVRDMIYGIDEKVTLADGSQRAAVCFDNAATTPAFKAVKDEVDTELLSYGSIGRGAGQKSTHCNDVYTNGRQTILDFLGAGSDKYTAIYTANTTDGLNKLARSLVTSKDQVVISTRMEHHANDLPWRDVATMLYADVDAQGRLKMDDIEALLAANEGKVRLVTVTAASNVTGCFNDIHAIAKLAHAHGAMIVVDGAQAVAHRSLSMRGDSEDADIDFIAFSAHKMYAPYGGGAIVGLTSVLNTAAPPVLGGGIVDLVTENDAVFLPAPARFEAGSPNYPGVVSMLKAMGIIQGIGFDYIENHEHELLQRTLDGLRQIDGATLYGDCDDIDDRGGIVVFNIDGHWCTDVAKTLADEAGIAVRAGMFCSHVYSSRLLGVSDAEIEANKSNASYRFPNMVRASIGIYNTADEVDTLVDEVARIAADTASATTV; this is encoded by the coding sequence ATGCCGCATCCGATGGACATCTCACGCAGGGAGTTCCTTGCCGGCTCTGCGGCGATGGGGGCAGCGGCGGCCCTCGGGCTCACCGCATGCTCGGCGCAAGGCACGTCCGAGGCGGCCGCGACGAGCGCTGCCACGCAATCTGGTCAGTCGGTCCGTGACATGATCTATGGCATCGACGAGAAGGTCACACTCGCGGACGGTTCGCAGAGGGCTGCCGTCTGCTTCGACAACGCCGCCACGACACCGGCCTTCAAGGCCGTGAAGGACGAGGTGGACACCGAGCTCCTCTCCTATGGGTCGATCGGCAGGGGAGCAGGCCAGAAGTCGACCCATTGCAACGACGTCTACACGAACGGGCGGCAGACGATATTGGACTTCCTTGGCGCGGGCTCTGACAAGTACACGGCCATCTACACCGCCAACACCACCGACGGACTCAACAAGCTCGCGCGCTCCCTCGTCACTTCGAAGGACCAGGTCGTCATCTCCACCCGCATGGAACATCATGCGAACGACCTTCCCTGGAGAGACGTCGCCACGATGCTCTATGCGGATGTGGATGCCCAAGGGCGCCTCAAGATGGATGACATCGAGGCCCTCCTTGCTGCCAACGAGGGGAAGGTCCGTCTCGTGACCGTGACGGCGGCATCCAACGTGACCGGCTGCTTCAACGACATCCACGCCATCGCGAAGCTCGCGCACGCTCACGGAGCGATGATCGTCGTGGACGGGGCACAGGCCGTCGCTCACCGGAGCCTCAGCATGCGTGGTGATTCCGAGGATGCAGACATCGACTTCATCGCGTTCTCGGCACATAAGATGTACGCCCCCTACGGAGGGGGCGCCATCGTGGGCCTCACGAGCGTGCTCAACACGGCGGCCCCGCCGGTCCTGGGCGGAGGCATCGTCGACCTCGTCACCGAGAACGACGCGGTCTTCCTGCCCGCACCTGCTCGCTTCGAGGCGGGGTCTCCCAACTATCCCGGTGTGGTGTCGATGCTCAAGGCTATGGGTATCATCCAAGGCATCGGGTTCGACTACATCGAGAACCACGAGCATGAACTGCTGCAGAGGACCCTCGACGGCTTGAGGCAGATCGATGGCGCGACGCTCTACGGCGATTGCGACGACATCGATGACCGAGGGGGCATCGTCGTCTTCAACATCGATGGCCACTGGTGCACCGATGTGGCGAAGACCCTTGCGGACGAGGCTGGCATCGCCGTGCGCGCGGGGATGTTCTGCTCCCACGTCTACTCGTCGCGCCTGCTCGGTGTCTCAGATGCCGAGATCGAGGCGAACAAGAGCAACGCGAGCTACCGCTTCCCCAACATGGTCAGGGCGAGTATCGGCATCTACAACACGGCCGACGAGGTCGACACCCTGGTGGACGAGGTCGCTCGAATCGCCGCGGACACGGCATCGGCCACGACGGTCTAG
- a CDS encoding DUF6273 domain-containing protein, translating to MAPNVSPASPDRRRVTIAVAVILVAAVALIGILAVLTKGFGLLGASTSSTSASVATASSVDAVASDSSAATTSSSAVTVRTSLADYSWDDLSKISKDLEACGSRAKALELAKTYNLVTSNNKITTSTKPVKLTDGTTVDVRIADIYHDALSSGAGTAGLTFICTSSVASRQMESSDTNVGGWSSSEMRSWLASTEAKNLPSDLSSAIVSVKKSTDNTGQTTSVSSVTKTDDKLWLLSVAEVVGSPSWDWDSDPTNSSSYNAILGAEGTQYACFSDMGLNTSEANASLVMRSSAGTATDWWLRSTSPSVSRHFRSVDASGDPSCFDAANDAHGVVFGFCI from the coding sequence ATGGCTCCGAACGTATCGCCAGCCAGTCCCGATCGGCGGCGCGTCACCATCGCCGTGGCCGTCATCCTCGTCGCAGCGGTGGCGCTGATCGGCATCCTCGCCGTTCTTACCAAGGGCTTCGGCCTCTTGGGTGCCTCGACCTCCTCGACTTCTGCTTCGGTGGCAACGGCCTCGTCTGTCGATGCTGTCGCCAGCGACTCATCTGCCGCCACGACATCGTCTTCTGCCGTCACGGTACGGACCTCCCTTGCCGACTACTCGTGGGATGACCTCTCCAAGATCTCGAAGGACCTCGAGGCGTGCGGGAGCCGTGCCAAGGCTCTTGAGCTCGCGAAGACCTACAACCTCGTGACCTCGAACAACAAGATCACGACCTCCACCAAGCCCGTCAAGCTCACGGACGGTACGACCGTCGACGTCCGCATCGCGGACATCTACCACGATGCGCTGTCGTCAGGCGCGGGTACCGCGGGGCTTACCTTCATCTGCACCTCTTCGGTCGCATCACGTCAGATGGAGTCGAGCGACACCAACGTCGGTGGCTGGAGCTCTTCAGAGATGCGCTCGTGGCTGGCGTCCACCGAGGCCAAGAACCTTCCCTCGGACCTCTCGTCGGCCATCGTCTCGGTCAAGAAGAGCACCGATAACACCGGGCAGACGACATCCGTCTCGTCGGTGACCAAGACCGATGACAAGCTGTGGCTCCTCTCGGTGGCGGAGGTCGTCGGATCCCCGTCATGGGACTGGGACTCAGACCCGACGAATAGCTCGAGCTACAACGCGATCCTCGGCGCGGAGGGGACGCAGTACGCCTGCTTCTCGGACATGGGGCTCAACACGAGCGAGGCGAACGCATCCCTCGTGATGAGGTCCTCTGCCGGTACGGCGACCGACTGGTGGCTGCGCTCGACCTCGCCAAGCGTCTCGCGACATTTCCGTAGTGTCGACGCATCGGGTGACCCAAGCTGCTTCGATGCGGCCAATGATGCGCACGGTGTCGTGTTCGGCTTCTGCATATAG
- a CDS encoding amino acid permease has protein sequence MSVPQIAIMTTISVASLRSLPAMAENGLSSVIMYLVPAFLFLLPTALVAAELATTFKGGIYVWVREAFGERLGFVSIWLQWIQNVVWFPIQLAFIAAALAFMLGDDSLSNSGLYTGVIIIVVYWLATLVALKGGDLFAKLGSWGGLIGTLIPAGLLIVLGAVWVATAQPITQSFTQSTWLSPGVTSVGSVVLIISNVLAYAGMEMNAVHAGDMRNPRKDYPKAIVIALVLILVVFIVPTLAISIAVPADKIGMSNGINVAFQTFFDQFGIGWASNVVAGAIVFGALASVITWVAGPSKGLLIAARGGLLPPVLQRRNKHGVQVGILMVQGIIVTLLALIYVIVPNVSSVFMALIDMAAALYIIMYVIMFAAVLVLRRKAADVRRGYKVPALGLVAGIGIIACVIGLVISFVPSSSDTGIPDMVYPIVVALVVIVLGTPPLVFYAARRPSWDQRSDAEKAEDANPLHDEVNEGPQTAGRQPSHIRS, from the coding sequence TTGAGCGTCCCCCAGATCGCCATCATGACCACCATATCGGTGGCATCGCTGAGGTCGCTGCCCGCCATGGCCGAGAATGGCCTCTCGTCAGTGATCATGTACCTCGTTCCTGCGTTCCTCTTCCTCCTACCCACGGCCCTCGTCGCAGCCGAGCTCGCCACGACGTTCAAGGGTGGCATCTACGTCTGGGTGCGGGAGGCCTTCGGCGAACGCCTGGGGTTCGTCTCGATCTGGCTTCAGTGGATTCAGAACGTCGTATGGTTCCCCATCCAGCTGGCGTTCATCGCCGCAGCACTCGCCTTCATGCTGGGAGATGACAGCCTCTCGAACTCCGGCCTCTACACGGGCGTCATCATCATCGTCGTCTACTGGCTCGCCACGCTCGTGGCGCTCAAGGGCGGGGACCTCTTCGCGAAGCTCGGGTCATGGGGCGGCCTCATCGGCACGCTGATTCCCGCTGGGCTCCTCATCGTCCTCGGTGCCGTCTGGGTCGCCACCGCACAACCCATCACCCAGTCGTTCACGCAGAGCACCTGGCTGTCCCCAGGCGTCACGTCCGTCGGGTCGGTGGTGCTCATCATCTCGAACGTGCTCGCCTATGCAGGCATGGAGATGAACGCGGTCCACGCCGGGGACATGAGGAATCCCCGCAAGGACTATCCGAAGGCCATCGTCATCGCCCTCGTCCTCATCCTCGTCGTGTTCATAGTTCCCACGCTGGCCATCTCGATCGCGGTCCCAGCCGACAAGATCGGCATGAGCAACGGCATCAACGTGGCCTTCCAGACCTTCTTCGACCAGTTCGGGATCGGCTGGGCCTCGAACGTCGTCGCAGGGGCCATCGTCTTCGGGGCGCTCGCGTCGGTGATCACCTGGGTGGCAGGTCCCTCGAAGGGTCTGCTCATCGCCGCACGCGGAGGGCTGCTTCCTCCCGTGTTGCAGAGGCGCAACAAGCACGGCGTGCAGGTGGGGATCCTGATGGTGCAGGGCATCATCGTGACCCTCCTCGCCCTCATCTATGTGATCGTGCCCAACGTGTCATCGGTGTTCATGGCGCTGATCGACATGGCGGCCGCCCTCTACATCATCATGTACGTCATCATGTTCGCTGCCGTGCTGGTGCTCCGGCGCAAAGCCGCGGACGTGAGGCGCGGGTACAAGGTGCCGGCGCTGGGGCTCGTGGCAGGGATCGGCATCATCGCCTGCGTGATAGGCCTCGTCATCTCGTTCGTGCCCTCGTCGAGTGACACGGGCATCCCCGACATGGTCTATCCGATCGTCGTGGCGCTGGTCGTCATCGTGTTGGGGACTCCCCCGCTGGTCTTCTATGCGGCCCGCAGACCCTCGTGGGACCAGCGAAGCGACGCCGAGAAGGCGGAGGATGCGAACCCGCTGCATGACGAGGTGAACGAAGGGCCGCAGACGGCAGGCCGGCAGCCGTCGCACATCAGGTCATAG
- a CDS encoding glutamate decarboxylase: protein MTSRQNRVELNPIFSRPGEVESAPRFTFPKKSMLPETAYQIVHDDSMLDGNARLNLATFVSTWMDGYADKLYSEAYDKNAIDKDEYPRTAAMESYCWHMLADLWHAPDPMEAMGCSTTGSSEACMLGGLALKRRWQERRRKEGKPCDRPNLIMTSAVQVCWEKFCDYFDIEARYVPISLEHKVLDGYRLEDNVDENTIGVVVIMGVTYTGMYEPVAKVAHALDTIQGKTGLDIPIHVDGASGAMIAPFIQPDLVWDFRLARVSSISTSGHKYGLVYPGIGWVVWRDKSLLPDSLVFKVSYLGGEMPTFALNFSRPGAQILLQYWAFLRYGFEGYQKVQQSTIDVARHLAGEIAKMGPFELWNDASDIPVFAWMLKDDPKRAWTLYDLSDRLRMKGWQVPAYPMPDDLADLTVQRIVVRNGLGMDLADDLLDVIRTEVAWLDENHTVRTKPSNAAFHH from the coding sequence ATGACAAGTCGTCAGAATCGTGTCGAGCTCAATCCGATCTTCTCCCGCCCTGGAGAGGTCGAGTCGGCACCCCGTTTCACGTTCCCGAAGAAGTCGATGCTCCCAGAGACCGCCTACCAGATAGTGCACGACGACTCGATGCTCGACGGTAACGCCCGCCTCAACCTCGCGACCTTCGTGTCGACCTGGATGGACGGATATGCCGACAAGCTCTACTCGGAGGCATACGACAAGAACGCCATCGACAAGGACGAGTACCCCCGTACCGCCGCCATGGAGAGCTACTGCTGGCACATGCTGGCAGACCTCTGGCATGCGCCCGACCCCATGGAAGCGATGGGCTGCTCCACCACGGGCTCGTCGGAGGCCTGCATGCTGGGAGGCCTCGCCCTCAAGCGCCGCTGGCAGGAGAGGCGCCGCAAGGAGGGCAAGCCGTGCGACAGGCCCAACCTCATCATGACCAGCGCCGTACAGGTCTGCTGGGAGAAGTTCTGCGACTACTTCGACATAGAGGCCCGCTACGTCCCCATCAGCCTTGAGCACAAGGTCCTCGACGGTTACAGGCTCGAGGACAACGTCGACGAGAACACCATCGGCGTCGTCGTGATCATGGGCGTCACCTACACGGGCATGTACGAGCCCGTGGCCAAGGTCGCACATGCCCTCGACACCATACAGGGCAAGACCGGCCTCGACATCCCCATCCATGTCGACGGTGCCTCGGGAGCCATGATCGCCCCCTTCATCCAGCCCGACCTCGTCTGGGACTTCCGCCTGGCACGCGTCTCGTCCATCAGCACCTCAGGCCATAAGTACGGACTCGTCTACCCGGGCATCGGCTGGGTGGTCTGGCGCGACAAGTCGCTCCTGCCCGACTCCCTCGTCTTCAAGGTGAGCTACCTCGGCGGCGAGATGCCCACGTTCGCCCTGAACTTCTCGCGCCCCGGCGCCCAGATACTGCTGCAGTATTGGGCCTTCCTACGCTATGGGTTCGAGGGATACCAGAAGGTCCAGCAGTCGACCATCGACGTCGCACGCCATCTCGCCGGCGAGATCGCGAAGATGGGGCCCTTCGAGCTATGGAACGACGCCTCCGACATCCCGGTCTTCGCATGGATGCTCAAGGATGACCCGAAACGCGCCTGGACCCTCTATGACCTCTCGGACCGGCTGCGCATGAAGGGTTGGCAGGTCCCCGCCTATCCCATGCCTGACGACCTTGCCGACCTCACCGTCCAGCGCATCGTCGTGAGGAACGGCCTCGGGATGGACCTTGCCGACGACCTCCTGGACGTCATACGCACCGAGGTCGCGTGGCTCGACGAGAACCACACCGTGAGGACCAAGCCGAGCAACGCCGCCTTCCACCACTAG